The Verrucomicrobiia bacterium DNA window CCTTGAAACTCCGTTTCAACGAGGCCCATATCCATCACATCCACGCAGCACGCAGGATGGATGCCTTCGGGATGCGGCTTGAAGTCGCCGCCGTCTTTGCTTGTCAGTGTGAGGTTACTCATACGTTTTGTTTTGTTGATGTTGTTGTTTCCCCTCCGGCGGCAACACGCCGCGGAGATTTGTGTCGCTTGGGAAGCGGCACAAAGAGTTCGCCGCAGGCGAAAGCCCGTTCAGGGCCGAGCTCGCGGGTGCGAGCGAGTCCAAATTGAAGAACTCGCCACGCAAAAGTTTGAAAAAAGTTTCGGCGCGCATCGTGATCAGCCAGGGGGCGTGATTGCGGCGGTGGGCCACGACCCACGGTTTGCCGCCGCAATCGCCCTCGGCCTGCACGCAGGCATCGGTGAGGTTCAGGTTTTGAACCCGCTTCACCTCGACGTGCAGCCACGCCAGCGCGTCGCTAACCACGTCGGGCGAATCGGGCGAGCCGCTGAACTGCTGCCCTCGCCGGGCATCGAATCCGTTTTCACGAAGCAGCGCCGCGAACTCGCGTTCACCGACTTTGCCTTTGCGCCGGGAGTTCACTTGCTCTGGTTCTCCTTGTTTTGGTTCTCGCGCTTGGCGGCTTTCTTCGCCTTGTCCTCGATGTATTCCTCCAGCGATTTGCCGAGGAAGTAGCCGAGGAACAGCAGCCAGCCGATGACCATCAGGTTCAGGAACGTTCCGATCAGTGTCATAGTTTTGCCTTTCGTGTTTGTTTGTTGTGGTTGCTCAAATCCCCGTGCGCTGACGCACCGCGCCAGACCGGCAGACTTGGAAATTCGTTTTCAGGTGGGCCAGCACGTCGGGCCAGTGGAACAGCACGACGCTGGAGATTTTGAGAAAGGGCAGGTGACCGGCGCGCTGCCAGTTCTCGATGCAACGCACCGTGACCTTGAGCTTCGCGGCCAGTTCCTCCTTCGTGAGCATTTCGTCGCTCGAATCGGCCGTCGACGGCGCGGCTGCTTCACTCCCTCTCCGCGCTGGGGAGAGGGACGGGGTGAGGTGGACTGATTTTTCTTCGCTCATGGTCGTTTCGTGTGTTGGCAGGTGCGGCTCGCCCTCAGCAGTCGAAGAGTTCAAACGTGGGTTTGCCTAACGCATCGGCGATGCGTTGCTTGAGGCTGGATTCCGGCACGGCCCGCCCGGTTTCGATTCGGGAAATCTCGATCTCCTTCGTGCCGACCTTGTCCGCGAGTTGCAGTTGGGTCATCCCTTTCAGCACTCGCGCCGCTTTCAGTCTGTTGTTTGCCGCCATGTCGTTTTGCTATGGTTTCGGTGGTGAACCACTCACCACTTCAACCCGTATGGCGTGACAAACCGTGTCACCTCAGTGACAAGTAGCGTCACCAGGCCCAAAAAATGAAAAACCCCGCGAGGAGATGCCTCGCGGGGTGAAGATGTTTTGAAATCCGCCTACTCCGTCCAAACAACGCCTTCGGGACGTTCGTAGGTAAACTGGCCGGCAACGCCGGCGCGGGCGCGTGACCGCCGGTTGCCCCCAAATCGGGAGGACGGCTTCCACAGGTGCATGTCCAAGTGTTCGCCGAACGCTCGCAGCGCCGGATGCGGGTCGTTCTTGCGGTCTTTCGCCTCGCGCAATTTGTCGATCAGCCGTTCAATTGCCCGCCGCACCGCCCGCACCTGCTTGTCCGCGCCCCCCTCGGAATCGGCGCGTGTCACGTTGAGCGTTTCGGCTAATTGCTCCAGATGTTCCATGGCCTCGGCCTTCTCAATATCCGAAGACCCCGGGTTCTTCATCACGGCCATCCATTCTTTGGCTTGCTTCTGGATCAATCGTCGCGTGGAATCGCCGTCCGCGCCGAGACTTGCTTCCTGCAAAATTTCCTGCCCAAACGCCAGTTTCGCCAGCTCCGTCCCGTGCAATCCCCCCACGGGTGGATTGAATAGCAGATAAGCCACCAGCGAAATGCCGCGCCCGTGATCAATCTCGCCCTCCTTCCCGTCAAACACCACCCGCCACACCCCAGCGCCCCGACGCAACAAATATCGCGGGCTTGGCAGCACCGCCGCGCCATTAACCGGGACGGCGGGGGCGGCCGGCACGACCGCCACTGCCGGCAGCACCTCCACGGACCGTGCATCCAGCATGATCCGCAACAGGCAATCCGCCGGAAGCTTGCGCTCCCGGATCGCCTTGGCGTGACGCACCGTCATCAAGTCCAGCGCCGTCGTGACCTCCGTCGCGTGACGTTGATACAATTTCAGAACCCGTCCGGCGACGCCTGTGGGTTCGCCATCCATGTGACGCAATGCCCGCAAAACTTCCGGAAATGCTCCAATGAATTGGCCCGTCGTCTTGAACTTGCCGACTTCGTTGGCGCGCTCGATGTAGGATGCGGCCATGATCTTGTCCGCGTCCTTCGGCAGCGACTCCTTGAATACGTCCACGGCGTATCCGGACAATGGGTCGAATCGCTCCGCGTCCGCCGCGATCACCGCCACCCGCCGGTCAATGCATTGCGAACACACCCCGCAGTGCGGTTGCTCATTGGAGCGGTGCATCGTCTCCGCGCAACTCCGCGACATCCCAATCAATTCCCCGCAGTTCCGTTCCTTGATTCGCTGGATGACATCCGCCTTGGTGTAGTCCAAAAACGGAGTTACCAGCCGGAAGCTTTCACGGTCTGCCACCAGCCTGATCAAACGCTCCACGCCCCGGATCACTCGCGGATGCGTTGTGCGCGTTGAGCGCCCGCCGACCACTTGGGCGCACACGGGCAGGTTGAGGCTTACGACTCCGTTCTCGAAGAACGTCATCTCGTCCAGTTCCATCATCCTCGCGACAGCCGCCCCCATCGAAGCATACAGGAACGATCGCGCCCGTTGCGTGTATTCCGCGCCCAAATGCTTCGCCTTGTTGATCAAGACGCGCACTTGGGACATCGGCACGGGCTTCGCCTTTTCAATCAGCGCCCTGGTGAGCGCCTCATGCCGGCGGCAAAACTTGTCCGTCGAACGATGGTTCACCAGCAACACTTTGCGCTGCTCGTGACACCCATACTCCACCGCGCCCGCCAGTGAATCCAATCCGCCTGAAAACAACACCACCCGTTCGGGGCGGCTCGACGGGCCGCTTCCGGTTTCCAGTTTGAAAAATCGTTGCACCGCCGGTGCGCCCGTTGCCCCGTAGAACTTGAAGTCGTAGTAATCATCCGAGAGAAAGTCCAGCGTCTCGCGCAGCGCCGCCTGGGCCTCTTTCCCGTTCCAGAAATGCGGCTCGCGCACGGGAATGTGAAAATTCAGCCGCCTCCGCCAGTGCGACCCGAACGTATCCACGTCGTTCGTCACCGCCCGCTCGCCGCGTGGGGTCGCCGCATCGGCGCTGTAAACGTAGGCGGCAATTTCCAGCAGATCCTCAAACTTGGGCGGCATGTCGCGCCACAACTTTTGGTGCAGGTCTTCGATTTCCAGCCACACGTTGGTTGGCCCGACATTTTCCCACGAGTTCAGCGCCAGCGTGGAGCTGTCGTCCGTCTTGCCGGGCGGCTTCACGCCCCCGCAGATAATGGTTCGTTCAGTTTGCATCGTCTTTTGCTCTGGCCTTCAGTTCCGCCCGCATCTTTTGCATCCCATACCACCCAAACCCTTCGGCGGACTTCGCGGAGATTTCGCCACCCTCCTCATACAGATGTTTGGAAAACCACTCCTCCGCATACTTCTCCACGATGGACGACGACTCCTGGCAATGAGTTCGCAACGCCTGCTCAAACTGCGCCTTTTGGTTGGCGGTTTGATACTCGTGCCCCAGATGCGTCGGTAGTTCGCGGCTCAAAAAATAGTCCAGCGTTTCGTAGGTCATGTTCGCCGCGAAGGACCGGAACACCGACGCGAACACGCCCGGTTTTCGCAAATCCTTCAACGCCGCCCCCATTTCCTCCCGCGCCGGCTCAAAGAGCCCGCCCATCCGTTCCTCCAGGTAGCCCGTCACCGCGCTGGCCAATGCCCGCTGCGCCACCTCTCCAAAATCCGACCGGTCACGCGCCTCATCCATGCGGACATCCAGCGCCTCGCTGACCCCGAGCGCCACATCCACCATCGAACCACCCTCGGGAATCGCCACGCCCGCCGCCGCGAGGTGCATCAGCGGGTCACGTTTGCCCGCCGCCACCGCCATCTGCGTCAGCAACCGAACCGCTTCCCGGAAGCCTGTGTTCTCCTGCACCCAGGCAAACGCCTTTTCCGCCGCTTTCAGTGTCTCGTTCGCGACCTTCGCCGCATCCGCTCCACCGGAAATGATTTCCCCGACGCGCCGCCACGAGCGCGTCCGTGCTGATGTTCCGATGTAGCTATGTCCCATGGATTATTTGCTCTTTCGGTTGGTTTTACATAACAGCGGCTTGGCCGCACACTTCCGCTCCCAGCCCGCTTTCCGCCGCCGCTTTCTCCAGCCGCGCCTTCCGCTCCTCCCAATCCGGCATCGCCTTTTGCAGCAGGGCAAAAAATGCCCGCCCGTGCGAAGCATGAACCAGATGGCAAAGCTCGTGCGTGACCACGTAATCAATGCACGACGGCGGAGCGAGAATCAGTTCCGGGTTCAGATACACCACGCCGCGCTTCGTCCAGCTTCCCCAGCGCTTTGGCATCCGCCGCAGCAACATGCGCGGCGCGCTCACGCGTCCGCCCAGCCGCTTCACCCCTTCGGCCAGACTCCGCGCAAACCGCTCTTCGGCATGGCGCAGATACCAGCCGCGCACCAGTGTCCGCACCCGCGCCGTGTCGCCCTTGCGGGGTGTCTGCACGTGGATGAACTTGCCCCGCAATTTCACATCCGGCGGCGTGGCTTCCACCACCTTGAGCCGGTATTGCCGGCCCAGATAACGGTGCGTCTCGCCGCTCACGAAACGCCGCGGCGGCAGTGTCGGCAGGTAGCCGGCAAAAAAGCGCTGCTGCCGCCTGATCCACCCGGCGCGTTTCCGCACCTTGCGTTTGACCGTGTCCAGCGCGGCCCGCAGCGGGGCGGTCACCATCACGGTGGCATCCGGTCGCACCGTGATGCCCAGCGTCTTGCGCGTCGAGTGCCGCAGCCGAAACTCAATCCGCCTGCCACCGAAGATGATGTGATGCGTTTCACTCATCGTGCATAGCGAACCTTGGCGATTTCCAGCGCCCGCTCGATGATCGCATCCATGTCCGCAGTGGTCAGCGGCACACCCTTGGCCTGACGCGCTTCGTAAAGCAAATCCTCGATCGCGTTGCGCATGGCGTTTTGCACGTCGGGATTCGTGCGCCAGTCCACCACCAGCCGCCTCTGGATCTCATTGTCAATCTGCACCGCCATGTCCGCCGCCGCGTTGGCCGTCCCATAGGGCACGGCGTCCTCCTTCAGCGCCAGCCCTTCGTAAACCTCGTTCACCACGCCGTAAAACGCCTTTGCCTCATCCCGGCCTTGCAAGCCGGCGGGCAGATCGTCGCCCGTGCGGTCCAGCACCGCCTCTTTGGCCTCCGTGGCGCGCTTCAGGTATTCCACTTCATCAATGCGCCCTTGCCGATACGCTTCAATCGCCTCTTGCAGCACCTTGGAAAACTTCCGGTAAAACACCGGGTCTTCGTCCATCTTTTCCGTGATCGTGCGTTGCGTCCGGTGCGCGATCGTGTCGGCCTTCGATGCGGTCGTGGTCAGCTTGTCAATCTCCGCCTGGAATTGCTCCCGCTCGAAGATGTTCACCTGCGCCGTGATTTGCTGGACGCCTTCCGCCTTCACATGCGTGTCCACCAGCTTTTGCACCTTCTTTTCGTATTCCTTGAAATCAATCTCCTCGGCATAGCGCCGCTTCACCGAGGCGCGCAGTTTCAGGAAGAACGCCGCGTCCTTCTTGTAACGCTCCTGCTTCTTCTCCGGCGTGTCCCGCAGGAACTCCATCGTCGAGAGCGCGATGCTCAACGCCTTGTGATAGGCGCACAGCTTCTCGTAAAACCGCGCCCGGATTTCCTCATCCGCCAGCAGTTGCTCGTATTCCTCCTCGTCCAGCCGGTTCTTGACCGTCTTGAACACGTCCCACAACTCGGAATGTTTCTGCGGCAGGCTGGCGACTTCCGTCGCCACGTCCACCACCGTCCCGGCTAGTTCCGTTTCCTCGAAGCCGGGCAGATGCCCGTAAACGTCCATCGCCTCGCCCAGCTCTTGCAGCACGCCGAAGTAATCAATGATGTGCCCGAAATCCTTGCCCTCGTAGAGCCGGTTCACGCGCGCGATGGCCTGCAACAAATTGTGCTCCACCAGCGACCGGCAGACATACAGCACCGTGTTGCGCGGCGCGTCGAATCCCGTCAGCAGCTTGCTGACGACAATCAGGATTTCCGGCTCGGGCGCGTGCTTGAAGGCATTGATGATTTGCTTGTTGTATTCCTTCTCCCCGCCGTATTTCGCCATCATCTTCTTCCAGAACGCCCGCACTTCTTCCGTGTCCACCTCCTCCACGGTTTCCTGTTCCTCCCGCGTGTCCGGCGCGGAGATCACCACTTCGCTCGTCACCTTGCCGAACTCATCCAGAAACTTTTTGTATTTCAACGCCGCCAGCTTCGACGGTGCGGCCAGTTGCGCCTTGAACCCCGTGCCCTGCCAGTTCTGGCTGTAATGCTCGCTGATGTCGAACGCCGCCTCATAGATCTTCCGCTCCGCCTTGTTCAACTGGTCCGTCGTCGCGAACTTCTTCTTCAAGTCCGCCCGTTGCGCGGGACTCAGCGGCTTGGTCACCACTTCAAACCATTTATCAATCGCCTTTTGATCCACCTGCTGCAGCACCAGCCGCCCTTCGTAGAGCAGGGGCACGACCGCCTTGTCCTTCACCGCTTGGTCAATGGTGTAGCTCGGCTCGATCAATCCGCCGAACTCCACGGCGGTGATTTTCTCCCCCTTCATCAGCGGCGTTCCCGTGAACCCGATGAAACAGCCGTTCGGCAACGCCTGCTTCATCTTCGCGCCCTTGCCGCCATAAACGCTGCGGTGTCCTTCGTCCACCAGCACGAACACGTTTTCCGAATCACTCCATTTCTCGCCCGCCTTGATGGCCGATTCAAACTTGTCCAGCACCGTGGTGATGACGTTCTCATTGCCGCCCTTGATCAATTCCGCCAGGTGCTTGCCCGTCTGCGCCTGCACCGGCTCTTTGCCGCACTGATGGAACGTCTTCCAAATCTGCTCGTCCAAATCCACCCGGTCGGTCACCAGCACAATGATGGGATTCACAATCGCCGGCTCGAGCGCCAGCGACTTCGCCAGCATTACCATCGTCAGCGACTTGCCCGATCCCTGCGTGTGCCACACCACGCCGCCCCGCCGCCGGCCGTTCCGTCCGAGTTCGCGCACCCGCGCCACGATGTTCTTCACCGTGAAAAATTGCTGGTAGCGGGCGATCTTCTTTTCTCCGGCGTCGAACACGATGAACCGCCACGCCAGTTCCATCAGCCGCTCCGGGCGGCACAGGCTGTAAATCGCCTTGTCCTGCTCCGTTGCCTGCCGCGTCTCGCTCTCCAGTTCGTCAAAGTAGGCGCGCACGTAGGCGTAGCGTTCGGCAAACAGCCGGTCCTTTTGCCCCCGCGCCAATGGCCGGTTCACGAGCGTTTCGAGTTCGTTCTTTCCGCGCCCCCCTTGGTGGCCGTCCGCAAGGACCTCGCGCCAGCCGCTCCAGAATTTTGCCGCCGTGCCGGTCGTGCCGTAGGCCGCCTCGTTTTTGGTCACGCCCACCAGCAGTTGCGCGTAGGTGAACAGCTTCGGAATGTAATCATCCGCCTGGTTGCGGATGTTCTGCGAGACGGCCTGTTCCAGCGGCGCTTTGATGTCGGGCCGCTTGCACTCGATCACCGCAAACGGAATCCCGTTCACGAACAGCACGATGTCGGGCCGGCATTTCTCGTTGCTCCCCGTGCGCTCCACTTCAAATTCCTCGACGACGTGAAACACGTTGTTCGCCGGATTTTCCCAATCAATGAATTGCAGCGTGAAACTTTTCGTGTCGCCCTCAATCGTCTGTTCCAGCGCCTTGCCCAGCGAGAGCAGGTCATAAATCTTTTCGCTCGTCCGCACCAGCCCGTCGAACGGCACGTCCTTGAGCGCCAGGATCGCCGCTTGGATGTTCGCCTCCGTGAACGGGTGTTCCTGCCCGCGAAACTTAAACCGCCGCCGCCGCAGTTGCTCCGCCAGGATGCCCTCCAGCAGCACGTTCGCCAGCCGCCCCTTGCGCTCCAGGTGAACTTCTTGTGGCCGCAGATACACGTAGCCCAGGTTCTGCAACAGTTGCAGCGCCGGCACTTGCGAAATGTGATCTTCTTGAAACGATGGTGTGTTCATCTTGTGCTGCTATTGCTCCCCGTTTTGGCCATCTCTTTCCGGCGTTCAAAATCCTGAAAGAAGCCACCAGTTTGAAATACCCACTCCCATGCGGCTCGCGCTTGTGACCAGGAACATCTTTCGTCCCACAGGATCTCCAGTTGCTTCAGCGCCTCCCACACATGCTGATGCAGTTCGGCCACATTTTCATCCGCGTCAGATTTTGTTAATGGCACTTGCGCCGATGGGCGTTGCGCTCGGTTCAATATGACGCGTGACTTGTTCAGTCGTTCATGGATGTTCGACAACAGGAAATAGAAGGACTTGTCGTCCCGGCCGTATGACCGCTCAAAGCACTCGTCGGCGAGCATGGTCAATTTCAGCCCGTTGGGCATGTTCCACGTCTTGCCCCGGCTACGGGCGAAGCGCTTGAGCAGCCTGATCATGCGGCGAAACTGCGCACCGGCATCGTCTTGAATCCGATTCAGCTTTTGCACTCGCTCTTCGAACCACCGGTTGATCTCTGTCGGGTCTGAAGCCTTCCATCCATCCATTCCTGCCAGTTCCTGATGTTCCTCTTGCGTGCCCGCATCAACCACTCGAAACGAGGGAACATCAACGTGGTATCCCTCGGCGTAATAGACGCGAACACAATTTCCCAGGATCACCGGCTGCTTGTTGAACTTGTCATCCTTGAGCGCGTCACAAACCATCTCCCTCACCTCGCTGGCGGCCATGTCAAAGATTCCGAGAATCGGCCCTTTCAGACTGTCCGCGAAAAAACTAACCCCGTCGTCTATGTCATAGTCGCCCCCCTCTTCTTGGATGGTCGTCCGAATCGCCATCGAACCTTGGGCGATGAAATCCTTGATCTTGATTCGCTCGGGCAAATTCGCCCTCAGGCGATTCCGATTGGCCTCGCGCTTTTGATACAAATCGTCACGAACGGCGTCCGGCAAATTTACTTTTGCCGCTTCATACGCCTGGATGGCTTCGTGGTAATTGATGTTCATTGCCGTGCCGCCCTCATTCCGTTCGTTCTCCCGCCTCATCCGTGATTAGCTCCGGCTCGGATTCCTTGGGCGCGGCATGGACCGCCGACGTGCCCAGCCATTTCCCGGTCAGCAGGAAGATTTCGTAAAACAGCAGCCACTCCGCCGTCCAGGGAATGACCGTGTCCGCCAGACGCCACTTTTTTTGCCACGGCTGCTCCCGCCAGTCATACAGGCACAGCGTCCCATTCTTGTAGAAATGCAGCTTGTTCTCCGGCTTGATCTCCGGATCAAGAACCCTCACATCCGGCGCGCTCCACGGCCTGTAAACCAGTTCGATTCGGTAAGTGCCGCTGGTCTCGGTGGGCTGCACGCGCCCGCGGCAGACTAGTCGGTCGCCGACCATCCGGGTGTTCAGAAACGGAAAATGCCTCTGAATCAAAATGCTTTCCGTGATGAGCCTTCGGCTCTTCTCCGCATAGTCAGTTGGTATTTTCTTGCCCATAAAATTTGTGTGCTAGGTTTGCCACGCCAATCCCGCTTCCCATGGCCACGATCCGGCCACCCGCGTTCGTCTGCGCCACGCCCGCCTTGACCAGCGCCGCATTCGAGAACAACGCCATCGCCTGCTTTGCATTCTTGTCAT harbors:
- a CDS encoding helix-turn-helix domain-containing protein, giving the protein MSEEKSVHLTPSLSPARRGSEAAAPSTADSSDEMLTKEELAAKLKVTVRCIENWQRAGHLPFLKISSVVLFHWPDVLAHLKTNFQVCRSGAVRQRTGI
- a CDS encoding helix-turn-helix transcriptional regulator, whose translation is MAANNRLKAARVLKGMTQLQLADKVGTKEIEISRIETGRAVPESSLKQRIADALGKPTFELFDC
- a CDS encoding 7-cyano-7-deazaguanine synthase; translation: MQTERTIICGGVKPPGKTDDSSTLALNSWENVGPTNVWLEIEDLHQKLWRDMPPKFEDLLEIAAYVYSADAATPRGERAVTNDVDTFGSHWRRRLNFHIPVREPHFWNGKEAQAALRETLDFLSDDYYDFKFYGATGAPAVQRFFKLETGSGPSSRPERVVLFSGGLDSLAGAVEYGCHEQRKVLLVNHRSTDKFCRRHEALTRALIEKAKPVPMSQVRVLINKAKHLGAEYTQRARSFLYASMGAAVARMMELDEMTFFENGVVSLNLPVCAQVVGGRSTRTTHPRVIRGVERLIRLVADRESFRLVTPFLDYTKADVIQRIKERNCGELIGMSRSCAETMHRSNEQPHCGVCSQCIDRRVAVIAADAERFDPLSGYAVDVFKESLPKDADKIMAASYIERANEVGKFKTTGQFIGAFPEVLRALRHMDGEPTGVAGRVLKLYQRHATEVTTALDLMTVRHAKAIRERKLPADCLLRIMLDARSVEVLPAVAVVPAAPAVPVNGAAVLPSPRYLLRRGAGVWRVVFDGKEGEIDHGRGISLVAYLLFNPPVGGLHGTELAKLAFGQEILQEASLGADGDSTRRLIQKQAKEWMAVMKNPGSSDIEKAEAMEHLEQLAETLNVTRADSEGGADKQVRAVRRAIERLIDKLREAKDRKNDPHPALRAFGEHLDMHLWKPSSRFGGNRRSRARAGVAGQFTYERPEGVVWTE
- a CDS encoding SprT family zinc-dependent metalloprotease, with translation MSETHHIIFGGRRIEFRLRHSTRKTLGITVRPDATVMVTAPLRAALDTVKRKVRKRAGWIRRQQRFFAGYLPTLPPRRFVSGETHRYLGRQYRLKVVEATPPDVKLRGKFIHVQTPRKGDTARVRTLVRGWYLRHAEERFARSLAEGVKRLGGRVSAPRMLLRRMPKRWGSWTKRGVVYLNPELILAPPSCIDYVVTHELCHLVHASHGRAFFALLQKAMPDWEERKARLEKAAAESGLGAEVCGQAAVM
- a CDS encoding HsdR family type I site-specific deoxyribonuclease — encoded protein: MNTPSFQEDHISQVPALQLLQNLGYVYLRPQEVHLERKGRLANVLLEGILAEQLRRRRFKFRGQEHPFTEANIQAAILALKDVPFDGLVRTSEKIYDLLSLGKALEQTIEGDTKSFTLQFIDWENPANNVFHVVEEFEVERTGSNEKCRPDIVLFVNGIPFAVIECKRPDIKAPLEQAVSQNIRNQADDYIPKLFTYAQLLVGVTKNEAAYGTTGTAAKFWSGWREVLADGHQGGRGKNELETLVNRPLARGQKDRLFAERYAYVRAYFDELESETRQATEQDKAIYSLCRPERLMELAWRFIVFDAGEKKIARYQQFFTVKNIVARVRELGRNGRRRGGVVWHTQGSGKSLTMVMLAKSLALEPAIVNPIIVLVTDRVDLDEQIWKTFHQCGKEPVQAQTGKHLAELIKGGNENVITTVLDKFESAIKAGEKWSDSENVFVLVDEGHRSVYGGKGAKMKQALPNGCFIGFTGTPLMKGEKITAVEFGGLIEPSYTIDQAVKDKAVVPLLYEGRLVLQQVDQKAIDKWFEVVTKPLSPAQRADLKKKFATTDQLNKAERKIYEAAFDISEHYSQNWQGTGFKAQLAAPSKLAALKYKKFLDEFGKVTSEVVISAPDTREEQETVEEVDTEEVRAFWKKMMAKYGGEKEYNKQIINAFKHAPEPEILIVVSKLLTGFDAPRNTVLYVCRSLVEHNLLQAIARVNRLYEGKDFGHIIDYFGVLQELGEAMDVYGHLPGFEETELAGTVVDVATEVASLPQKHSELWDVFKTVKNRLDEEEYEQLLADEEIRARFYEKLCAYHKALSIALSTMEFLRDTPEKKQERYKKDAAFFLKLRASVKRRYAEEIDFKEYEKKVQKLVDTHVKAEGVQQITAQVNIFEREQFQAEIDKLTTTASKADTIAHRTQRTITEKMDEDPVFYRKFSKVLQEAIEAYRQGRIDEVEYLKRATEAKEAVLDRTGDDLPAGLQGRDEAKAFYGVVNEVYEGLALKEDAVPYGTANAAADMAVQIDNEIQRRLVVDWRTNPDVQNAMRNAIEDLLYEARQAKGVPLTTADMDAIIERALEIAKVRYAR